TTATCTCTTATGGCAATAACATCTCCAGCCTTGCATTGGTAACTTGCAATGTCAGTTGTCCTGCCATTAACAGTTACATGCCCATGGTTTACTAGCTGCCTTGCACCTGGGATGGTAGGTCCAAATCCAAGTCTAAAACAAACATTATCAAGCCTATTTTCTAAAAGCTTTAAGAGATTTGTTCCTGTGGAACCTTCCTGAGCACGAGCTTTCTTTACATAGCGAACAAGCTGGCGTTCAGAAATACCATAGTTGAATCGAAGTTTTTGCTTTTCTTCGAGTCGGATCGCGTATTCAGAGCGCTTGCGACGGGCTTGGCCGTGCTGACCAGGGGGATGAGACCTTTTAGCGGCCTTCCGGGTGAGACCAGGTAGGTCTCCCAAGCGTCGCGTGATCCTCAATCGAGGTCCGCGGTATCTAGACATAAGGACTTAAATTGGAAATGTTTGCTGGCGAGGGTAATCTGGAACTAAATCCATTGGCCCTTATTCACCAGTTATTTATTCTATCTAAAGATGCTTACAAAGATCAATAAAGCCATTGCATTTGTTTTTGTTGGTTTAATTTCTTTTTATCAAAAGTGGATTTCCCCATTGTTTGGTCCGAGTTGTCGCTTTATCCCTAGTTGCAGTGCTTATGGGATAGAAGCCGTTAATAAGCATGGCCCTTGGAAAGGTGGTTGGCTGACTTTGAAAAGGTTAAGCAAATGTCATCCTTTTACCCCATGTGGCTGTGACCCTGTTCCCGAAAAATGAACTCAGAGGTATTGATTTTATATTCACGTCAAGGGTGCTGTTTGTGTCAAACACTTGAAGAAAAATTGTCTAATATATGTCTAAGAAATTTAAAACCTTCTATTGTACTTTCAATTGTCGATATAGATAGCAATAGAGTCTCTTTAGATATTCAAATGAAGTATACAAATGAAGTTCCAGTAATGGTTCTTGACTCAGCTAGATTATTAAAAAAGATTGAATTACCTCGTGTTTCTCCACGCTTAAAGGAAGACATGCTTTTATCTTGGATACAAAAGAATTTGAATATTTTGTACAAAACAGCTTAAGAAAATAATCAATTTCTCTTTTATGAAATTACTTTATGATTTAAATAGGAAAATATAATTTATTTTTTTAGTAACCAAGACTCTTTTATAAAGAAGATTAAATTTCTTTCTAATTATTGAATCGTAAGTAGATTTGTTTTGTAGTGAACATCATGCAGGTCTTTCATACTTGAAATGATCCTTTATTGATTTTTCATCATCAGAGGTTTGCTTTGTCGCGTTATCTACACAATTTATTGAAAGCCATTGATCTTCAAGTCCCTTCAGGATTAGCGAATCCAGAAATAAAAAATCTTTCATGTGATTCTAGAGAAATTGAAAAAGGTGATTTGTTTTTAGGTTTAGATGGTGAAAAAGTTGATGGAGGGACTTACTGGGCAAAAGCAATGGAGAAAGGTGCTTGTGCGGCCATTATTAGTAAAAATGCCTCTCTTCTAAATCCACCAACTAATGAAGATCCTGTAATTATTATTCCGGATCCTG
This is a stretch of genomic DNA from Prochlorococcus marinus str. MIT 0912. It encodes these proteins:
- the rpsD gene encoding 30S ribosomal protein S4 is translated as MSRYRGPRLRITRRLGDLPGLTRKAAKRSHPPGQHGQARRKRSEYAIRLEEKQKLRFNYGISERQLVRYVKKARAQEGSTGTNLLKLLENRLDNVCFRLGFGPTIPGARQLVNHGHVTVNGRTTDIASYQCKAGDVIAIRDNKASKQLAQANLEFPGLANVPPHLELDKTKLSAKISAKTDREWVAIEINELLVVEYYSRKV
- the yidD gene encoding membrane protein insertion efficiency factor YidD; this translates as MLTKINKAIAFVFVGLISFYQKWISPLFGPSCRFIPSCSAYGIEAVNKHGPWKGGWLTLKRLSKCHPFTPCGCDPVPEK
- a CDS encoding glutaredoxin family protein → MNSEVLILYSRQGCCLCQTLEEKLSNICLRNLKPSIVLSIVDIDSNRVSLDIQMKYTNEVPVMVLDSARLLKKIELPRVSPRLKEDMLLSWIQKNLNILYKTA